The following are encoded together in the Bradymonas sediminis genome:
- a CDS encoding right-handed parallel beta-helix repeat-containing protein: MPRQPILLHYAFSFLGALAVTFMGATSFAATVQVQPGDDLRAAANALNPGDELVLADGTYEMSPRFLLTLRGTAEAPIVIRAADGAAPLIHRPNAEQNIWDIDAEHLHIRGLRFSGGSAGLRFLHAEDVRVEDCEIFDTNAVALRMNDSGAHYRRNFIIGNEIYGTAGHGEGMYLGCNSNGCQFSEGLIAHNYIHHTNGPNVTQGDGIEIKEGGWGNTIRGNVIHDTGYPCILTYSTAGNGPANIIEGNVMWACGDNGIQTSQDAIIRNNIILGAAASGIALQPHQAGAPANLEVIHNTVVNTGDAIALRGATGSVVIANNAAYSSSASALRLMGDMAAVQISGNVGVGGINGPAGGLSAGDLGADFVDAHTGGGVMDVYPSATGALVGAGDTSRVTEFDFNGLLRMGVADVGAYRFDSAENPGWTIAPGFKDTATSNPGEPGNPGEADAGPEDAGSFDVSSDTTANPDATVGFEDTQSAPDANDAPQPQPQDDNWTNNHEDSDSSDCCGCAATGQPTPAHGLLLLGGLAIFARRRRPGVTR, encoded by the coding sequence ATGCCACGCCAACCTATTTTATTGCACTATGCGTTCTCGTTTCTCGGCGCGCTCGCCGTGACCTTTATGGGCGCGACGAGCTTCGCCGCCACGGTGCAGGTCCAACCCGGCGATGACCTCCGAGCAGCCGCGAACGCGCTCAATCCCGGCGACGAATTGGTGCTCGCCGACGGCACCTATGAGATGTCGCCGCGCTTTCTGCTCACCCTGCGCGGCACCGCCGAGGCGCCCATCGTCATCCGGGCGGCCGACGGGGCGGCGCCGCTTATCCATCGACCCAACGCTGAGCAGAATATCTGGGATATCGACGCCGAGCATCTGCACATCCGCGGGCTTCGCTTTTCGGGTGGCTCGGCGGGGCTTCGCTTTTTGCACGCCGAGGATGTCCGCGTCGAAGACTGCGAGATCTTCGACACCAACGCCGTCGCGCTGCGCATGAACGACAGCGGCGCCCACTACCGGCGAAATTTCATCATCGGCAATGAGATCTACGGGACCGCAGGCCACGGCGAAGGCATGTACCTTGGGTGCAATTCCAATGGATGTCAGTTCTCGGAGGGCCTCATCGCCCATAACTATATCCACCACACCAACGGGCCAAACGTCACTCAGGGCGACGGCATCGAGATCAAAGAGGGTGGCTGGGGCAACACCATCCGCGGCAACGTCATCCACGACACCGGGTATCCCTGCATTCTCACCTACTCGACCGCCGGCAACGGCCCGGCCAATATCATCGAGGGCAATGTGATGTGGGCCTGCGGCGACAACGGGATTCAGACCTCCCAGGACGCCATCATTCGAAATAATATTATCCTGGGTGCCGCCGCCAGCGGCATCGCCCTGCAACCCCACCAGGCCGGCGCCCCGGCAAATCTCGAGGTCATACACAATACGGTGGTCAACACCGGCGACGCCATCGCGCTGCGCGGGGCGACCGGCAGCGTGGTCATCGCCAATAACGCTGCGTATTCGTCGTCGGCTTCGGCGCTTCGACTGATGGGCGATATGGCGGCGGTGCAGATCAGCGGAAATGTCGGCGTCGGCGGAATCAACGGTCCAGCGGGTGGACTCAGCGCAGGCGACCTCGGCGCGGACTTCGTGGACGCGCACACCGGCGGCGGCGTGATGGATGTCTACCCGTCGGCGACGGGCGCGTTGGTCGGCGCTGGCGATACAAGCCGGGTGACCGAGTTCGACTTCAACGGCCTGCTACGCATGGGCGTCGCCGACGTCGGCGCCTACCGCTTCGATTCGGCTGAAAACCCTGGCTGGACCATCGCCCCGGGATTCAAAGACACCGCCACCAGCAATCCGGGCGAGCCGGGCAATCCCGGCGAGGCCGACGCGGGTCCCGAGGATGCTGGCAGCTTTGATGTGAGTTCGGATACGACCGCAAATCCGGACGCCACCGTGGGATTCGAAGATACCCAGTCGGCACCGGATGCCAACGATGCACCGCAACCTCAACCGCAGGATGACAATTGGACTAACAATCACGAAGACTCAGATAGCTCGGATTGCTGCGGTTGCGCGGCGACCGGGCAACCCACACCCGCCCACGGACTCCTATTGCTTGGCGGCCTGGCCATCTTCGCCCGCCGGCGCCGGCCCGGAGTGACCCGCTAG